A genomic region of Bactrocera dorsalis isolate Fly_Bdor chromosome 3, ASM2337382v1, whole genome shotgun sequence contains the following coding sequences:
- the LOC105222319 gene encoding inositol-3-phosphate synthase — protein sequence MKVDTATLEVISPKVQISENYIETDYEYQTSHVKRSANGKIQVHPESAALKIRTDRRVPKLGLMLVGWGGNNGSTLTAALEANRRQLQWRKRTGIQKANWFGSITQASTVLIGSDEDGKDVHLPMKDLVPMVNPDDIVVDGWDISSANIGDAMQRAQVLDVELQDQLYKHLSTLQPRPSIYDPDFIAANQSERADNLIKGTKFEQYEQLRRDIRDFKQKSGVDTVLVLWTANTERFCDVKEGLNSTIAELEASLKANKAEISPSTIFAMASIDEGCTYINGSPQNTFVPGLVELAEHKSVFIAGDDFKSGQTKLKSVLVDFLVSAGIKPVSIVSYNHLGNNDGKNLSAPQQFRSKEISKSNVVDDMVESNDVLYKPNEHPDHVVVIKYVPYVGDSKRAMDEYTSEIMMGGHNTLVIHNTCEDSLLATPLILDLVILGELCSRIQIKSNERADALWVSFKPVLSLLSYLCKAPLVPRGTQVVNSLFRQRSAIENILRGCIGLPPNSHMMLEQRFDFASITNEPPTKKLKSVSNGCATELNGKSAKVSAVASNGHYANGNANGHTNGLTH from the exons GTGCACCCTGAGTCAGCTGCACTGAAGATCCGCACCGACCGGCGTGTGCCGAAATTGGGTTTAATGCTCGTCGGTTGGGGTGGCAATAATGGTTCCACACTAACAGCTGCCTTGGAGGCTAATCGTCGTCAATTGCAATGGCGTAAACGTACTGGCATTCAAAAGGCCAATTGGTTTGGTTCCATTACACAGGCATCTACTGTACTAATTGGCTCCGATGAAGATGGCAAGGATGTGCATTTACCGATGAAGGATCTCGTACCCATGGTTAATCCCGATGATATTGTCGTTGATGGTTGGGACATTAGTTCGGCGAATATTGGCGATGCTATGCAACGTGCGCAGGTATTGGATGTTGAGCTGCAAGATCAACTTTACAAGCATTTGTCAACGCTCCAGCCACGTCCATCAATTTACGATCCAGATTTTATTGCGGCTAATCAATCGGAACGCGCCGATAATCTAATTAAGGGTACTAAATTTGAGCAGTACGAACAGTTGCGTCGTGATATACGCGATTTTAAGCAAAAGTCCGGTGTCGATACGGTACTCGTATTGTGGACTGCGAATACGGAACGTTTCTGTGATGTAAAAGAAGGGCTGAATTCCACCATAGCTGAGTTGGAGGCATCGTTGAAGGCGAATAAGGCAGAGATATCGCCATCTACTATTTTTGCAATGGCCAGCATTGATGAGGGT TGCACCTATATAAACGGCTCGCCGCAAAATACTTTTGTACCTGGTCTAGTTGAATTGGCGGAACATAAGAGTGTCTTCATTGCCGGCGACGATTTCAAATCGGGGCAGACTAAACTAAAGTCGGTGTTGGTCGACTTTTTGGTGAGCGCCGGCATTAAGCCAGTATCCATTGTCAGCTACAACCATTTGGGTAATAATGATGGCAAGAACTTGTCAGCGCCACAGCAATTCCGCTCTAAGGAG ATTTCCAAGAGTAACGTGGTCGACGATATGGTCGAATCCAACGATGTGCTTTACAAACCAAATGAGCATCCCGATcacgtggtcgtcatcaaataTGTACCCTATGTGGGCGATAGCAAGCGTGCCATGGATGAATACACCTCGGAAATTATGATGGGCGGTCATAATACGCTCGTCATACATAACACCTGTGAGGATTCACTACTTGCAACACCGCTTATACTGGACCTGGTTATTCTCGGTGAACTATGTTCACGCATACAGATCAAGAGCAATGAGCGTGCAGACGCACTTTGGGTCTCATTCAAACCGGTTCTCTCGCTGCTCAGCTACCTATGCAAGGCACCGTTGGTGCCACGTGGCACACAAGTGGTGAACTCTCTTTTCCGCCAACGTTCGGCCATTGAGAATATCTTACGTGGTTGCATTGGTTTGCCACCCAATTCACACATGATGTTGGAGCAACGTTTCGATTTTGCGTCGATTACCAATGAGCCCCCaacaaagaaattgaaaagcGTGTCAAATGGCTGTGCCACTGAATTGAATGGCAAATCTGCCAAAGTGTCAGCTGTAGCGTCTAACGGTCACTATGCCAATGGCAATGCGAATGGTCATACGAATGGTCTCACTCATTAG